The following proteins are co-located in the Betta splendens chromosome 9, fBetSpl5.4, whole genome shotgun sequence genome:
- the LOC114861346 gene encoding HMG box-containing protein 1-like — translation MVWEVVTPGVQTSDTEHNNACESESTGVMVDVDQSYELPSCEEQFPSSPSFPTSDSYMEYDDLPDLQEVQEELEPRATPVYQVEVGVSHQERRANTEAHSLQLPDTHWLTQLAHIATGPQSPLLQAGPRGSSPSVCITTASSDLHSYARPPPLFPSGTPSPPRGRGRQRRHSRTSSECGSAVSTRSSLSDDEDMGWSFSWPPTAWHCFLKGTHLRFHSGSNVEWQDVEDLDSAEEDSGDEEQARSLKTFGSEGLKLTKHSEIVSSGQAVLQLNFDPGAFGYATMTVQCQLDHPFYVKNKGWSSFYPSLTVVHFGIPCSEMEVGDVCLPPGHRDAKHSDDSAVFDTFRSYDFTPLDSSAVYVLSSMARRRHASQSSSGAASPVRDTLQSAHSSSRSHSSYRKPSKAQQDGTPGSTHATANRCKRPMNAFMLFAKKFRVEYTQMYPGKDNRAISVLLGERWKKMRSEERRVFTLQAKALADEQKRLNPDCWKRKRTNSGCQGN, via the exons ATGGTGTGGGAGGTGGTGACCCCAGGTGTGCAGACTAGCGACACCGAGCATAACAACGCTTGTGAATCTGAAAGTACAG GAGTGATGGTGGATGTAGATCAATCCTATGAGCtgcccagctgtgaggaacaaTTCCCGTCTTCACCCAGCTTCCCCACCAGTGACAGTTACATGGAATATG ATGACCTCCCAGATCTACAGGAGgttcaggaggagctggagccaaGGGCTACACCTGTTTACCAGGTGGAGGTGGGCGTATCGCACCAGGAGCGACGCgcaaacacagaagcacacaGCCTGCAGCTTCCCGACACACACTGGCTGACGCAGCTTGCTCACATCGCCACCGGACCCCAGAGTCCCCTCCTGCAGGCCGGTCCTCGCGGCAG CTCTCCTTCGGTTTGCATCACAACAGCCAGCAGCGATCTACATTCCTACGCtcgacctcctcctctgtttcccaGCGGCACCCCGTCGCCTCCCCGGGGCCGTGGCAGGCAGCGCCGGCACAGCAGG ACGAGCAGTGAATGTGGCTCTGCGGTGTCAACCAGGTCATCTTTGTCCGATGACGAAGACATGGGTTGGAGCTTCTCCTGGCCTCCTACAGCCTGGCACTGTTTTCTCAAAG GTACTCATCTGCGTTTTCACAGTGGCTCCAACGTGGAGTGGCAGGATGTTGAGGACCTGGACTCTGCTGAGGAAGACTCTGGTGATGAGGAACAAGCCAGATCTCTGAAG ACATTTGGCTCTGAGGGTCTGAAGCTGACAAAGCATTCAGAGATTGTGTCATCTGGTCAGGCTGTCCTACAGCTAAACTTTGACCCCGGGGCATTCGGATATGCCACGATGACCGTTCAATGCCAGCTGGACCACCCCTTCTATGTCAAAAACAAAG GGTGGTCATCATTTTACCCAAGCCTGACCGTGGTGCATTTTGGGATACCATGCTCTGAAATGGAAGTGGGGGATGTATGTCTGCCTCCGGGACACAGAGATGCTAAACACTCCGACGACTCAGCGGTCTTTGACACATTCAGGAG TTATGATTTCACTCCTCTGGACTCGTCTGCAGTTTATGTCTTGAGCAGCATGGCCAGGAGGCGGCACGCCTCCCAGTCCAGCAGTGGAGCTGCTTCTCCAGTCAGAGACACCTTGCAAA GCGCACACAGTTCCAGCCGTTCTCACTCTTCTTATCGAAAGCCGTCGAAAGCCCAGCAGGACGGCACACCAGGAAGCACCCATGCCACGGCCAATAGGTGCAAGCGGCCTATGAACGCCTTCATGCTGTTTGCAAAGAAGTTCAGGGTGGAGTACACGCAGATGTACCCAggcaaagacaacag AGCAATCAGCGTCCTCCTTGGTGAGAGGTGGAAGAAAATGCGGAGTGAGGAGCGACGAGTATTCACCCTCCAGGCCAAAGCCCTCGCAGATGAACAGAAAAGACTCAACCCAGACTGCTGGAAACGCAAACGAACAAATTCC GGCTGTCAGGGGAATTAA